From Candidatus Delongbacteria bacterium, a single genomic window includes:
- the purE gene encoding 5-(carboxyamino)imidazole ribonucleotide mutase, giving the protein MAEVVIVMGSSSDLDTMKNCEKYLEHFGVSFETKIMSAHRNPEEVMNFSQNAEKNGVKVIIAGAGMAAHLGGVIASHTILPVLGVPLKGGFMDGLDALLSMVQMPAGVPVPTFAVGNAGARNAAVAAVQILALNDESYKAKLMEFKKSGSKL; this is encoded by the coding sequence ATGGCAGAAGTAGTAATCGTAATGGGTAGCAGTTCAGATCTTGACACTATGAAGAATTGTGAGAAATATCTTGAACATTTTGGCGTCTCCTTTGAAACTAAAATTATGTCAGCACATAGAAATCCAGAAGAGGTTATGAACTTTTCTCAAAATGCTGAAAAAAATGGAGTTAAGGTAATTATTGCTGGTGCTGGAATGGCTGCCCATCTTGGTGGTGTTATAGCATCTCATACTATTTTACCTGTATTGGGAGTTCCTCTAAAAGGTGGTTTTATGGATGGACTTGATGCTTTGCTTTCAATGGTCCAAATGCCAGCCGGTGTACCAGTGCCAACTTTCGCAGTGGGAAATGCTGGTGCTAGAAATGCTGCAGTTGCTGCAGTTCAGATTTTAGCTTTGAATGATGAGAGTTACAAAGCCAAATTAATGGAATTTAAAAAATCCGGAAGTAAATTATAG